The Paramormyrops kingsleyae isolate MSU_618 chromosome 11, PKINGS_0.4, whole genome shotgun sequence genome includes a window with the following:
- the spg21 gene encoding maspardin: MPSVGASQADILTMEEIRVSPDYNWFRSTVPLKRIIVDDDDSKVWSLYDAGPKSVRCPIIFLPPVSGTAEVFFQQILALTGWGYRVISLQYPVYWDILEFCDGFRKLLDHLQLDKVHIFGASLGGFLAQKFAECTYKSPRVHSLILCNSFSDTSIFNQTWTANSFWLMPAFILKKIVLGNFAKGPLDPKMAHAIDFMVDRLESLNQSELASRLTLNCQNSYVEPHKIKDVAVTIMDVFDQSALSHEAKEEMYKLYPNARRAHLKTGGNFPYLCRSAEVNLYIQIHLRQFHSTRYAAINPAMVSAAELEVRRASVCPGQDGNEDL, from the exons ATGCCAAGCGTGGGTGCTTCTCAGGCTGATATCCTAA CCATGGAGGAGATTAGAGTATCCCCTGACTACAATTGGTTCAGAAGCACCGTCCCTCTGAAAAGA ATCATAGTGGATGACGATGACAGCAAGGTGTGGTCGCTGTACGACGCGGGTCCGAAAAGCGTCAGATGCCCGATTATCTTCCTGCCGCCAGTCAGCGGGACGGCAGAGGTCTTCTTCCAGCAGATCCTGGCCCTCACTGGCTGGGGCTACAGAGTCATTTCG CTCCAGTATCCAGTTTACTGGGATATACTGGAATTTTGTGATGGGTTCAGGAAACTGCTGGATCACCTACAGCTAGATAAG GTGCACATATTTGGGGCTTCTTTGGGGGGCTTTCTGGCGCAGAAGTTTGCCGAGTGCACGTACAAATCTCCCAGAGTGCACTCCCTCATTCTGTGTAACTCCTTCAGTGATACCTCCATCTTTAACCAAACATGGACAGCAAACAG TTTTTGGCTGATGCCTGCCTTCATATTAAAGAAGATTGTTCTGGGGAACTTTGCAAAAGGACCGCTCGACCCGAAAATGGCGCATGCCATTGACTTCATGGTTGATCGG TTGGAGAGTCTGAACCAAAGTGAACTTGCCTCCCGATTGACGCTTAACTGCCAGAATTCATATGTGGAGCCTCACAAAATAAAGGACGTGGCTGTGACCATTATGGAT GTGTTCGATCAGAGTGCACTTTCACACGAAGCTAAAGAGGAGATGTATAAACTGTATCCCAACGCCAGGAGGGCTCACCTCAAAACTGGCGGCAATTTTCCATATCTTTGCCGAAGTGCCGAGGTCAACCTCTACATACAG ATCCATCTGCGGCAGTTCCACAGCACCCGATACGCAGCCATCAACCCAGCCATGGTGAGCGCGGCCGAGCTGGAGGTGCGGAGGGCAAGCGTGTGCCCAGGGCAGGATGGCAATGAGGATCTGTAG